One Phaseolus vulgaris cultivar G19833 chromosome 4, P. vulgaris v2.0, whole genome shotgun sequence DNA window includes the following coding sequences:
- the LOC137837057 gene encoding basic leucine zipper 43-like codes for MQTGEVSALNYLLPSNPSPFPPNNYTTIQNNIPTFQFPRFSTQLYGHNTPYDFSPQSSCISSNSTSDEADEQQLSLINERKHRRMISNRESARRSRMRKQKHLDELWSQVMWLRNENHQLIEKLNHVSESHDQVLQENAQLKEEASELRQMMRDMQIHSPCPSFTPFQDDVPCTSPYLRSDSSNQSNSCNNIDLLG; via the coding sequence ATGCAAACTGGGGAAGTCTCAGCCCTCAACTATTTACTCCCTTCAAACCCTTCTCCCTTCCCTCCTAACAACTACACAACCATCCAAAACAACATTCCCACATTTCAGTTCCCAAGATTCTCAACCCAATTATATGGCCACAACACTCCCTATGATTTCAGCCCTCAATCATCATGCATCAGCAGCAACTCCACTTCTGATGAGGCAGATGAGCAACAGCTGAGTCTCATCAACGAGAGGAAGCACAGGAGGATGATATCAAACCGAGAATCCGCACGCAGGTCACGGATGAGGAAGCAGAAGCACCTTGATGAGCTTTGGTCTCAGGTGATGTGGCTCAGGAATGAGAACCACCAACTCATAGAGAAGCTCAACCATGTCTCAGAGAGCCATGACCAAGTGCTCCAAGAGAATGCTCAGCTGAAAGAGGAAGCCTCAGAACTTCGCCAAATGATGAGGGACATGCAGATACACAGCCCTTGCCCCTCCTTCACCCCTTTTCAAGATGATGTTCCTTGCACCTCACCATATCTCAGATCCGATTCTTCAAACCAATCCAACTCATGTAACAACATAGACCTCCTTGGCTGA
- the LOC137837059 gene encoding probable galacturonosyltransferase 9, producing the protein MAVATRGSRGGSTFRGLFSFRIFISAMFSLLFIATLSVLFTSNPSTSNDESDLPTTGNAYVQRTFLALKSDPLRTRVDLIHQQAKDHIALVNAYGAYARKLKLDISKQLKTFDELARNFSDIALKPVYQKSLFESDGPIDEDVLKQFEKEVKERVKIARLIIVEAKENYDNQLKIQKLKDTIFAVHESLAKAKKNGALASLISARSIPKSLHCLAMRLMGEKISNPEKYRDEGPKPEFEDPALYHYAIFSDNVIAVSVVVRSVVKNAEEPWKHVFHVVANRMNVGAMKVWFKMRPIEGGAFLEVKAVEEFAFLNSSYVPILRQLESEKMNQPENGTNDANMKNAKSLSMMDHLRFYLPDMYPKLYKILLLDEDVVVQKDLTGLWKIDLDGKVNGAVEICFGSFHRYAHYMNFSHPLIKEKFNPKACAWAYGMNIFNLDAWRREKCTDNYQYWQNLNEDQTLWKAGPLPPGLITFYSTTKSLDKSWHVLGLGYNPSISMDEINNAAVIHYNGNMKPWLDIALNQYKNLWTKYVDNDMEFVQMCNFGL; encoded by the exons ATGGCGGTGGCTACCAGAGGATCCAGAGGTGGATCTACTTTTCGTGGCCTCTTCTCCTTCCGGATCTTCATCTCTGCCATGttctctcttctcttcattgCAACCCTTTCGGTCCTCTTCACCAGCAACCCCTCCACATCCAACGATGAATCT GATCTTCCCACCACTGGTAATGCATATGTGCAACGAACTTTTCTGGCATTGAAATCTGACCCTCTCAGGACCCGAGTGGATTTGATACACCAGCAAGCTAAAGATCACATAGCTCTAGTGAATGCTTATGGTGCTTATGCAAGGAAGCTCAAGCTTGACATTTCTAAGCAGTTGAAGACTTTTGATGAGTTGGCGCGCAATTTTTCGGATATTGCATTGAAGCCGGTTTACCAAAAGTCATTGTTTGAGTCAGATGGACCGATTGATGAGGATGTGCTGAAGCAGTTTGAGAAGGAGGTTAAGGAGAGAGTGAAGATTGCACGGCTGATCATTGTTGAGGCGAAAGAGAATTATGATAATCAGTTGAAGATCCAGAAGTTGAAGGATACAATATTTGCTGTTCATGAGTCACTTGCGAAGGCGAAGAAGAATGGGGCATTGGCGAGCTTGATTTCAGCCAGATCGATTCCCAAGAGCTTGCATTGTTTGGCAATGAGGCTGATGGGTGAGAAGATTTCAAATCCTGAGAAATATAGAGATGAAGGGCCCAAGCCAGAGTttgaagatcctgctttgtatCATTATGCAATATTCTCAGACAATGTAATAGCTGTGTCTGTGGTGGTGAGATCTGTTGTGAAGAATGCAGAGGAACCATGGAAGCATGTTTTCCATGTTGTTGCAAACAGGATGAATGTTGGGGCAATGAAGGTTTGGTTTAAGATGAGGCCTATTGAAGGGGGTGCATTTTTGGAGGTGAAAGCGGTTGAAGAATTCGCATTCTTAAATTCATCATATGTCCCTATCTTGAGGCAACTTGAGTCTGAAAAAATGAATCAGCCTGAAAATGGCACCAATGATGCAAACATGAAAAATGCCAAGTCCCTGTCCATGATGGATCACCTTCGATTTTATTTGCCAGATATGTACCCTAAATTGTATAAGATCTTACTTTTGGATGAAGATGTTGTGGTTCAGAAAGACTTGACAGGTTTGTGGAAAATTGATTTGGATGGAAAGGTGAATGGTGCTGTTGAGATCTGTTTTGGTTCCTTCCATCGATATGCCCACTACATGAATTTCTCTCATCCTTTGATCAAGGAGAAATTCAATCCAAaagcttgtgcttgggcctatGGCATGAATATATTCAATCTCGATGCCTGGAGGAGGGAAAAGTGTACAGATAATTACCAGTATTGGCAGAACTTG AATGAAGACCAAACTTTGTGGAAAGCGGGGCCTTTGCCACCGGGTTTGATCACCTTCTACTCCACAACCAAGTCATTGGACAAATCCTGGCACGTGCTTGGCCTGGGTTACAATCCCAGCATTAGCATGGACGAGATCAACAATGCTGCAGTCATTCATTACAATGGAAACATGAAACCCTGGCTTGATATTGCTTTGAATCAATACAAAAATCTCTGGACCAAATACGTGGACAATGATATGGAGTTTGTGCAGATGTGCAATTTTGGCCTATAG